GGCGTCCATCTACAAAATAGTATGCAAAGTCGCATTAGCTCGAAATGTATGGCTGTCGAGACAAAAGTGCTTGTTCTGGTGAATTTGCAAAAGCATTTAGTTTGTGACATCACAATAATTACCTCTCTACAGTCTTCACGGTGCAGTACTCCAATGCAGTTACCCCAGTCATCTATGATCGGCACTGCTGAATCTCTAAAGAAACGCATAGCCACCTTGTTCAACTTCACAGTCCCAAGAAGTGGCCGAGCTGCTTCAAAGGGCATCATCACACTCTCAATCGGATCACTACCCAATACCTAAATCCAGAAGGTGTAAATAAAAGACAACAAAAGTTAACTGCAGCCACTCAGTATTGTAGATCCAGTAAGAAACATTTATTGTAGACTAGTACCCTAGACAGAAAGAATATTATCCAGGTCTTTTAGAACATTAGGTAATGTATGGTCATCTTCCCTACAATTTTAAAGGCTAAGGAATAAGCACCTGAGGGAGTAGATAAGGAGTCAATATCGAATTTGTGTTTCCCAACAACGCCTCTATACGTAGAGCTACCTGCAGTATACTAGTAGAAGTTATACTAGGCAGACAAAAATAACTTGCAGTGTGGTACAATCTCAAGTGAAAGGTATAGAAGTAAACTACCAACAAATCTAAAAACAAACATTCAACTAAATGTTTTGAACTTAAATGAAAAAAGTGCCAGTTAAGTGACAAAATCCTTAAAGCAAGTTTCTTAATATTGGTTTCAGGTGTCAAGAGAACTTGCAGAGCATAGATTTCGCCTAAAATGTTTAGGAATATCTTTAACTTAACAATAATTTAAATCATCAACAGGTACTCTAATGTCAGAGGAGACAACAACAAACAAAAGGTCATATTAGTACTATTTTCTTTCATACGAGGTCCTGGAAGATAAAAGAAAATTCTTACCAAGCCTCCTCGACTTGTCCACGATATTTTCTTCCACCTTGTAATGATGCTTCCAAGGTAATTTTTGGCCAAATCTACCTGAAAGAAAAAAGAACCAAGAGTAGAAAATATCATCAAAATGGCGAATAGTAGTCAATTTCTCATGCTAATCACATTGCAGCAAAATTAATCAATGACTGAACTATGGGTGTTCATTTATTAGTACTACTTAAGAGATACACAAAATCTAAAGTTAGGCTCTTCATCCTGTTAAGTAACTGGATTTAAAAACTAGCATCCAAATGGCTCATACATCATTCAGGTAATCACTAATCAGGAAATGAAAGAGACTTATGCAGTAACACCCCATTGAAGAAGACTATAGTGGAGTTCCTATTCTACCTGCCCATCATTCAAAGCTGACTCCATTACAAGATGATCAGCTTCTTCATGAATCATCGGGTAGATAGTTCCAGCAGTATCTAGCCACATGTGCTTATGCAGACTCTTTACTATGCCATAATCTCCTCTAACAGCAAAGGCACGCATCAAGGAAAGATAGAGGTGAGGTTTTGGTCGCAACTCTGGATTTCCACCAGCCTGCTTTAATACTTCTCCGAAAATACATAAAGCACCTAAGCAAAAGATAAGATTTCTTATTAGGAGCAGAAGCAGCAGTAGTTTCAAATTTTAACATCTCAGAAACGCAGCATTTTTCTATAGGTTATAAGCAAAAGCACAAAACTAGTCCAGCAACTGAGCAGAATAATTGGTGTAGTGTACAATGGTGTGTGTCATTTCAAACTCAGAAGGCATAAGAATATATTGGCAACTTAAATCGTTTCGTGTACGACATACCCTTTATTGCGTCACAATTTAGAAAAGCATCAATTGCCGCCGTATATGCTGTTCGATCAATTGAGAAACCAATATATGTTTTCATTTCTGAAACAATCTTATGAACCATAAGGATATCTTTGGTGTCCCTAAAACCCTGCCAAAGAAGATCAACACAAAATATCACAGTTCGCTTGATAACAGGAACTTGTTATTCGCCAACAAAAGATGGCAAAGGTGCCAATTCCTCAATGGAGGGGGAAGGGGACAAAAATCCAGCTGGTTCCAGTGAATGAATTTTCATATAACTTCATTAAAGTAATTGGAAGAAAAATATGCATACCTTAAGTAATGTACTATAAGTGATGACATCAGGGAAGAGACCAGCATCACTAGATTTCTGCGCTTCATCCTACAAAACAGAACATTATTTCAGTAAATTCCTTGATGCAGCCGACAAACTAAAACTATAAGAATATTATACACAGGCTCTAAACTGGCCTTTCATATAGCTTGGGACCTTCATTTCCTCAAAGTATTGCATTGCGGCATCCAACTTCCCAGCTTTTACACATGCAGATATTAGAGTATTATACGTGAGCCTATCAGGCTTCAACCCTAGATGTATTATTTCGTCATGCATTTCTATCGCACCCTGAGGAAGGCCTGAATTAATACAACCCTGAAAATCAGAACCAGCAAACCGTTAAGCAACAGCTTCATATTAGATTCAAATTTATGTAGCTCAGTTCTTGAAAATGGAAAAAAATAACTCAAACTCTGACTTGTCCTAAAAGAATTACAAATAGATCAGAAGAGAACCTTCATTAATAAGTTGTAGACTGTGAGCGAAAGACTGCCGCCTTCTCTAAGGAGAAAACCATACCTTGCAAGAAGCCCATTAGCTCGGCGCAAATCTCCTGCACTACAGCAACATGCAAGCAGCACATGTAACATTCATGAGAAACATAAAACAGACCGTACCAATGAACCACAACATTGAAATGTGCCACATTGTTACTAACCTGCTTCAACTAAAGCATTGAGCAGTCCAAATATAAGAGGCGCTGATAGCTTTGGACTGCCCACAGCAACACCGCGTTCCACGGATTCAAGCACTTCAAATGCCTCGTCGATTCTTCTCGCAACGCCCAATCCCTTTGTAACAAAAACACATTATCAAATCCTGATGGCATCCAATTTCAATCTAAACAGGAGAGAAATAGTACCTTCAAAAGAGTGGCGTAGGTGACGGTATCAACGCCGCAGCTCCCTGGCTTAGACATTTCGTCGAACACCTTAAGCGCAGAGTCGATATCGCCGCAGTGGACACACGCCTCCACCACCGCATTCATCACTATAGTATTCAGCTTCCCGTATCTTCCTTTTGCTATCTCTATCTCCTCCATTATCTGCAGAAATCAAAATCATAACAAAAATAAATAAATTAAAAATCCAAAAAAAAAAAGAAGAAGAAGAAGAAGAAGAAGAGGAGGAGGGAGGAGACCTGGTGGAGCTGTCTGCGGCGAGTGAGCTGGACGACGCGGGAGGTGAGACGCTTGAGGTTGGAATGGCGGGGGGAGGCGGTGGTGATTCGACGGCGTCGTATCGGAAAATAGGAGCAGACGGCGGAGGAGAGCGGCAAGGTTTGCATTGTTTGTGGTGAAAAAGGGTGAGAGAGCTAACCATCGGCCATCCTGCGGATAACGTCTGTGTCAGTCTCGGACGGACTTCTTTGGCGGGTAAAGTAGTTGTGGTGGACTCTTATGGGCTTCCGCTGCCATACAGGCCCAATGATCTCATATCTGTCACTGAGGCCCGGCCCAAGCATGCCCAATATGAATGATTGACGTTACACAGTTTATATTTACGCGTCGTGTATAAAAGAATTTTCACATGTCACGTGACTTGTCCAGTTAAGATTTTTGTGTTTCTTACAGTTTATGGTTTGTCTAGTTGTTGTGTTTGACTAAATGGACAATGTGATCATATGATTGAATCCTCATCTTTTCACTATAGCTTTACTTTTTAAGATTCGGTTTCTCTTGTACGTATCAGGCAAATCATAGCATAGGTAAGTGTGATAAGACAACATTCGTCTGCATAACAGACAAATGAAATTGAGTTGAAAAACAACTAGTGAAAATGGAGAGCAATCTTGTAAAACAAAAAGGCACTTTGTTAAATATTTGAAAACATATGCCCGCATGTCAGGCAAGCAACTAAGTAAGACCTTGTATGTTCCCTTTACTAAACTGATAGTCTCGTTGCAAAGAAACTAAGCCTGTCCACCAACTTATTAACACTTCATCACCGGAATCATGATCACCGGAATCATAATTAGTATGTATATTGTCTCAAATAGGTTGTACGCTCTCAAATTCTTTTAATGTAC
The window above is part of the Fragaria vesca subsp. vesca linkage group LG2, FraVesHawaii_1.0, whole genome shotgun sequence genome. Proteins encoded here:
- the LOC101294329 gene encoding pentatricopeptide repeat-containing protein At5g10690-like, whose translation is MQTLPLSSAVCSYFPIRRRRITTASPRHSNLKRLTSRVVQLTRRRQLHQIMEEIEIAKGRYGKLNTIVMNAVVEACVHCGDIDSALKVFDEMSKPGSCGVDTVTYATLLKGLGVARRIDEAFEVLESVERGVAVGSPKLSAPLIFGLLNALVEAGDLRRANGLLARYGFLLREGGSLSLTVYNLLMKGCINSGLPQGAIEMHDEIIHLGLKPDRLTYNTLISACVKAGKLDAAMQYFEEMKDEAQKSSDAGLFPDVITYSTLLKGFRDTKDILMVHKIVSEMKTYIGFSIDRTAYTAAIDAFLNCDAIKGALCIFGEVLKQAGGNPELRPKPHLYLSLMRAFAVRGDYGIVKSLHKHMWLDTAGTIYPMIHEEADHLVMESALNDGQVDLAKNYLGSIITRWKKISWTSRGGLVALRIEALLGNTNSILTPYLLPQVLGSDPIESVMMPFEAARPLLGTVKLNKVAMRFFRDSAVPIIDDWGNCIGVLHREDCREMDAPLSSMMRSPPPCAVTTTSISHVVDLIVKHRFKLVVIVNHSSLFGGTANLKAVGVFTADQLCKLVAPESVTPGLKPSFCRSLCCV